One window of the Rosa rugosa chromosome 3, drRosRugo1.1, whole genome shotgun sequence genome contains the following:
- the LOC133736924 gene encoding receptor-like serine/threonine-protein kinase ALE2: MRTPILLLLPFVLLQLNLVFYCSGQLSLTPQISNRPLTLRGFALERARSILMSFPFASSKPSKTRMTKPSSASLAPAPAPSPVHLAPSSLPSPPLRRRHHHHRGKGRPHAVAPAPSKDPGCDQLCVEPLTASPFGSPCGCVFPMKVRLLLDIAPYSIFPVMSELEIEVAEGTYLAQSQVIIMGASADSQNQGRTVVDINLVPLGEKFDNTTAILTYDRFKHKKVPLNLTLFGNYEVLYISYPGIPSSPPYLKGNGPTGSPQNLPITAKFPRKNQRMNIRTIAIIALSAFVLLLVILGAILVFIKWRKVGRPSSAVGPARESSIHKRSGFGSMISSSIPSSTSVSLMSTMATSILSVKTFPRSEIEKATNKFSSQRVLGEGGFGRVYHGIMEDGSEVAVKVLTRDNNQNGDREFIAEVEMLSRLHHRNLVKLIGICIEGHARSLVYELIRNGSVESHLHGVDKKKGPLDWDARMKIALGAARGLAYLHEDSNPRVIHRDFKASNVLLEDDFTPKVSDFGLAREATEGSHHISTRVMGTFGYVAPEYAMTGHLLVKSDVYSYGVVLLELLSGRKPVDMSHPQGQENLVTWARPLLTSREGLQQLVDPALAGTYDFNDMAKVAAIASMCVHPEVTHRPFMGEVVQALKLIYNDTDETGGDCHSQKESSVPDSFKCDLAPSDSSWWNAGGLTPRLNYGQASSFITMEYSSGTLEDMENRPFSVSSLFGNGVSLPIRHGNRSGPLRTIRSKPSFYRARGSMSEHGGLLGKRAWNDGFWV; encoded by the exons ATGCGTACTCcgattctgcttcttcttccttttgttCTTCTCCAGCTCAACTTGGTTTTCTATTGCTCAG GGCAATTGTCACTAACTCCTCAGATTTCAAATCGGCCATTAACTTTGAGAGGTTTCGCACTGGAGCGCG CAAGGTCAATTTTGATGAGTTTTCCATTTGCTTCTTCAAAACCATCGAAAACACGAATGACCAAGCCTTCTTCAGCATCCCTTGCACCTGCACCTGCACCTTCTCCAGTTCATCTAG CTCCCAGCAGTTTGCCTTCACCACCACTccgtcgtcgtcatcatcatcatcgtggGAAAGGAAGACCCCATGCTGTTGCTCCTGCCCCGTCAAAAGACCCAG GTTGTGATCAACTTTGTGTGGAGCCACTTACTGCATCTCCATTTGGTTCACCTTGTGGTTGTGTATTTCCCATGAAAGTCAGACTTTTACTGGATATAGCTCCTTATTCTATTTTTCCAGTAATGAGTGAGTTGGAGATTGAGGTTGCTGAGGGCACGTATTTGGCACAAAGCCAAGTAATAATAATGGGTGCAAGTGCTGATAGTCAAAATCAAGGAAGAACAGTAGTGGATATTAACTTGGTTCCTTTAGGAGAGAAGTTTGATAATACCACTGCGATACTGACATATGACAGATTCAAGCATAAGAAAGTGCCTCTCAATCTAACTCTTTTTGGCAATTATGAAGTGTTGTACATTAGTTACCCAG GGATACCTTCTTCACCACCATATTTGAAGGGGAATGGACCAACTGGAAGTCCTCAAAACCTCCCTATCACTGCAAAGTTTCCCAGAAAGAACCAGAGAATGAATATAAGAACCATTGCCATTATTGCCCTCTCTGCCTTTGTACTCCTATTGGTTATTCTTGGAGCAATCTTGGTGTTCATAAAATGGAGGAAAGTTGGAAGACCATCTAGTGCTGTCGGTCCTGCACGTGAATCATCTATTCATAAAAGATCTG GCTTTGGGTCTATGATATCAAGTAGCATTCCAAGCTCCACTTCAGTATCCCTAATGTCCACCATGGCTACCAGTATTCTCTCTGTTAAAACATTCCCACGTTCTGAGATTGAGAAAGCAACAAATAAGTTCAGTTCTCAAAGGGTTCTAGGAGAAGGAGGATTTGGACGTGTTTACCATGGAATTATGGAGGATGGAAGTGAAGTTGCAGTCAAAGTGCTTACAAGGGATAACAACCAAAATGGAGACCGTGAATTCATTGCAGAAGTTGAGATGTTAAGCCGATTACATCACCGTAATCTTGTGAAACTGATTGGTATATGTATTGAAGGGCACGCACGCAGCTTGGTGTATGAGCTTATTCGCAATGGCAGTGTTGAGTCTCATTTGCATG GTGTTGACAAGAAAAAGGGCCCTCTTGACTGGGACGCACGGATGAAGATTGCCCTTGGGGCAGCAAGAGGATTAGCCTATCTTCATGAAGATTCTAATCCCCGTGTTATTCACCGAGATTTTAAGGCTAGTAATGTTTTGCTGGAAGATGACTTCACTCCCAAGGTTTCTGATTTTGGGTTGGCTAGGGAAGCAACTGAAGGAAGTCATCACATCTCTACAAGGGTCATGGGAACTTTCGG GTATGTTGCCCCAGAATATGCGATGACAGGGCATTTACTCGTCAAGAGCGATGTTTATAGTTATGGAGTTGTGCTGCTGGAACTTCTCTCTGGAAGGAAACCTGTTGACATGTCCCACCCTCAGGGGCAGGAGAATTTGGTCACGTGGGCAAGACCGCTGCTAACCAGCAGAGAAGGTTTGCAGCAGTTGGTGGATCCTGCCTTAGCCGGAACTTATGACTTCAATGACATGGCTAAAGTGGCAGCCATTGCTTCCATGTGCGTTCATCCTGAGGTCACTCACAGGCCTTTTATGGGTGAGGTTGTGCAGGCTCTAAAGCTGATATACAATGACACGGATGAGACTGGTGGGGACTGCCATAGTCAAAAGGAGTCTTCTGTCCCGGACTCCTTTAAATGTGATCTTGCCCCTTCTGATAGCAGTTGGTGGAACGCTGGTGGACTCACTCCCCGGTTAAATTACGGGCAAGCCTCTTCTTTCATTACAATGGAGTATAGCTCAGGGACTCTTGAAGACATGGAAAACAGACCGTTTTCAGTTTCAAGTTTGTTCGGGAATGGGGTATCTTTACCAATTAGACATGGCAATAGATCAGGGCCATTGAGAACCATCCGTAGCAAGCCGTCTTTCTACAGAGCAAGAGGAA